In the Populus trichocarpa isolate Nisqually-1 chromosome 1, P.trichocarpa_v4.1, whole genome shotgun sequence genome, one interval contains:
- the LOC7456252 gene encoding 60S ribosomal protein L7a-2, which produces MAPKRGGKGPVVAGKKKPEKVPNPLFEKRPKQFGIGGALPPKRDLSRFVKMPKMVQIQRQRRILKMRLKVPPTVNQFTKTLDKNLASNLFKMLLKYRPEDKAAKKERLLRKAQAETEGKTVEAKKPIVVKYGLNHVTYLIEQKKAQLVVIAHDVDPIELVVWLPALCRKMEIPYCIVKGKSRLGAIVHKKTASVLCLTTVKNEDKLEFSRILEAIKANFNDKYDEYRKKWGGGIMGSKSQAKSKAKDKVLAKEAAQRMT; this is translated from the exons ATG GCACCAAAGCGAGGTGGAAAGGGTCCGGTGGTTGCCGGAAAGAAGAAACCG GAGAAGGTGCCGAATCCATTGTTCGAGAAGAGGCCGAAGCAGTTTGGAATTGGAGGGGCTTTGCCACCAAAGAGGGATCTGAGCCGATTCGTTAAGATGCCGAAGATGGTTCAGATTCAGAGGCAGAGGAGGATTCTCAAGATGAGATTGAAGGTTCCACCTACCGTGAACCAGTTCACCAAGACCCTTGACAAGAATCTCG CATCAAACTTGTTCAAGATGCTTTTGAAGTACCGTCCTGAAGACAAAGCAGCAAAGAAGGAGCGCCTCTTGAGAAAGGCTCAGGCAGAGACCGAAGGAAAAACTGTTGAGGCTAAGAAGCCTATTGTTGTGAAATATGGTCTCAACCATGTAACCTATCTAATCGAGCAG AAAAAAGCCCAGTTGGTTGTTATTGCTCATGATGTGGACCCCATTGAGTTGGTTGTATGGCTACCAGCATTGTGCAGGAAGATGGAAATCCCATACTGCATTGTGAAGGGAAAATCTCGATTGGGAGCA ATTGTCCACAAGAAGACTGCATCAGTTTTGTGCTTGACCACAGTCAAGAATGAAGACAAGTTGGAGTTCAGCAGAATCTTGGAAGCTATCAAG GCTAACTTCAATGACAAGTACGATGAGTACAGGAAGAAGTGGGGTGGTGGAATCATGGGTTCCAAATCCCAGGCCAAGAGCAAGGCCAAAGACAAGGTCCTTGCCAAAGAAGCTGCCCAGAGGATGACCTAG
- the LOC7495802 gene encoding uncharacterized protein LOC7495802 isoform X4, which translates to MTDGKPNLPDDLLLLSCKSTDERLSSFKDRGGIGEDKALLSLPDDSKDQVTADNTIPLSPQWLYAKPVDAKSSITGASGETRASNSLSHGNSSDSNLKDNWRLDGSQDKKDWRRIAPDVESSRRWREEERDTGLLGRKDRRKEDHRADSVSARDISETRTLPSSDRWHDGNNRNSAHESRRDSKWSSRWGPEEKEKDSRNDKRADVEKDEAHSDKQNFGTSSRPTSERENDSRDKWRPSSERENDSRDKWRPRHRMEVHSGGPAAYRSAPGFGSDRGRVESPNVPFAAGRGRSNNSGNLQIGRHLTASSIGSIPVDKNHVFCYPRGKLLDIYRKHKTLPSFDTIPDGMELVSPLTQEIAIKPLAFVAPDAEQEAVLGDIWLGKITSSGGLNNSFREKNESSNNNTAGIGEENVSFSVKTEEIADSFGKITGNASGQGTGAETFNASMAEEKDTHKDDKQKCVTTIGRALMDGFVPAVFKRDESSSVGESGLIDNVVDLKAFERQPVADVAFQNNLKLEDIESATSFEIGSQLPDDSSSLFDFSSAQQNSRSHQFSLNINNDGHQFTGTFMPEELSLCYLDPQGAIQGPYLGIDIIAWFEQGYFGTDLPVRLSDAPDGSPFHELGDIMPHLKLKPGCASSTSPSAKVQLSDDVGESLEGSTATSASLEYKVSAVREDQQRVSSGFEAISNVSGQSRVPDHGFLGGMEYSDDQRFQNVVTPDEEIVFPGRPGSSGNPLMRDVADVHRFGPNPSTNPAILNEFSEAGMHTHQDEIVHPFGLSMSELSSNSNLRRAQSSNMASGMGDEFPVQVHAMDSYTEHDAALASHRSFDAVFDQSHYAETWPEDYRKKPLTNPHIDLSSADARHLFHRQPEFNDFDQQHLMLQKMQKECQQQNHLSHPFSHTMELGFEQIPSNLIELQFQRQQQLELQHQQQLELQQRRQLELQQRRQVELQQQQRQFELQQQHHLLHQQQQQLRQYQMKLQQQQVLEQLLQHQMPDLGYGQGKGDPLRENLLEQIQFRTRLAAELQQNSHNPRHLDLTLEQIIRAKIGQNNLQEPQTDILDLLSQVKHGNILPSDLQFHLQQEQMQAQELSLARQQLGIDGERQVGWPWSNDEAGQTFRNTTGHHQSKSTGFSASDFYLQQQRLSSHDEHLSHNKWNHALQEPHQGGFYEPSSMAFDHPTSLPAVTPGMKMDNVSGHSQGPDSAEHLYMHSTDQPGSFSSNVSSRHRQVFGDIYGSRAEMTESHLPGKQGQQENSWVEGGMQQLHLEAERKRNVSEVAGNSSFWTSARGDEESSKQVLADLHQNMGLQSIRSSEDDYRNLISSSKSQESFWPITESFSLNDIPDQEATMNDSFMEKPQNLKSNSLLQDNHAMSLSGQLHHQGNGERLSLRSKSGALTEEPTFFSGIVDTSHTNHVDNMFVDKSAMDKELAELDNRYGSKGMTAMARSVSHIEENFVEQAETAMDFANASSRQSSRHSSLSSAGGNGGLHGYEMGLDKLTGEEVSIDRMPSILTRGLDSALHKRPPVSRAYSSKDVSSDMASSSHIKQRNRASLATSDERRSEPVENVAATRGGDSQTSGKKEAHFRRSSSYNDAGITETSFMDVLKKPVFTEAEAANAAALESSDGPLSGRSGKKKGKKGRQIDPALLGFKVSSNRIMMGEIQHPYE; encoded by the exons ATGACTGACGGAAAGCCGAATCTCCCTGacgatctcctcctcctctcttgcAAGTCAACCGATGAACGCCTCTCCTCCTTCAAAG ATCGTGGAGGAATTGGTGAGGACAAGGCTCTGTTGAGTTTGCCTGATGACTCAAAAG ATCAAGTGACTGCAGACAACACTATACCTCTTTCTCCACAATGGCTTTATGCTAAACCGGTGGATGCTAAGTCATCAATTACTGGGGCATCAGGG GAAACACGTGCTTCAAATTCTTTGTCCCATGGAAACTCCAGTGATAGCAATTTGAAAGACAATTGGCGTTTAGATGGATCCCAAGACAAGAAAGATTGGAGGAGGATTGCTCCTGATGTTGAAAGCAGCCGCCGTTGGCGTGAGGAGGAGAGGGATACAGGTTTGCTTGGTAGAAAAGATCGCAGAAAAGAAGACCATCGTGCTGATTCTGTTTCAGCTAGAGATATATCTGAGACTAGAACTTTGCCTTCTTCAGATCGTTGGCATGACGGCAACAACCGCAATTCTGCTCATGAATCCCGAAGAGACAGCAAGTGGTCATCTAGGTGGGGTcctgaagagaaagagaaggattCTCGAAATGATAAGAGGGCAGATGTTGAGAAGGATGAGGCTCACAGCGACAAACAAAATTTTGGCACTTCTAGCCGCCCAACTTCCGAGCGTGAGAACGATTCTCGCGATAAGTGGAGGCCATCTTCTGAGCGTGAGAATGACTCCCGTGATAAGTGGAGGCCTCGCCATCGTATGGAAGTTCATTCTGGTGGACCCGCTGCTTACAGGAGTGCACCTGGATTTGGGTCAGATAGAGGACGTGTGGAGAGCCCGAATGTGCCGTTTGCTGCCGGAAGAGGAAGGTCCAACAATAGTGGGAACTTACAAATTGGCAGGCATCTTACTGCTTCTTCCATCGGGTCCATTCCTGTGGATAAGAATCATGTATTCTGCTATCCGAGGGGAAAACTTCTTGACATTTACCGTAAGCACAAGACTCTTCCAAGTTTTGATACCATACCAGATGGGATGGAGCTTGTGTCTCCACTAACACAGGAAATTGCTATTAAGCCATTGGCTTTTGTTGCACCTGATGCAGAGCAAGAG GCTGTCCTTGGAGATATATGGCTGGGAAAAATTACAAGCAGTGGAGGATTGAACAACTCATTTAGAGAGAAGAACGAGTCATCAAATAATAACACTGCAG GCATTGGTGAGGAGAATGTGAGTTTCTCTGTTAAGACTGAAGAAATTGCAGACTCTTTTGGAAAAATTACTGGCAATGCTTCTGGTCAAGGTACGGGTGCTGAAACGTTCAATGCATCAATGGCTGAGG AAAAGGATACGCATAAAGATGATAAACAGAAGTGTGTGACAACAATTGGCAGAGCGTTGATGGATGGCTTTGTGCCTGCAGTTTTCAAGAGAGACGAATCCAGCAGTGTTGGGGAGAGTGGCCTGATTGACAACGTTGTGGATTTAAAAGCTTTTGAAAGGCAGCCAGTGGCAGATGTGGCTTTTCAGAATAACCTTAAGTTGGAGGATATTGAGTCAGCTACTTCTTTTGAAATTGGTAGCCAGCTCCCTGATGATTCAAGTTcactatttgatttttcttctgcACAGCAAAATTCAAGAAGCCATCAATTTTCGTTGAATATAAATAATGATGGGCATCAATTCACGGGTACTTTCATGCCTGAGGAACTATCATTGTGCTATCTTGATCCTCAAGGGGCAATTCAGGGACCGTACCTTGGTATTGATATTATTGCATGGTTTGAGCAAGGATATTTTGGAACTGACCTACCAGTTCGTTTGTCAGATGCTCCCGATGGATCACCCTTCCATGAACTTGGTGATATTATGCCTCACCTAAAACTTAAACCCGGGTGTGCTTCAAGTACTAGTCCGTCTGCTAAGGTACAACTATCTGATGATGTTGGAGAAAGCTTGGAAGGGAGCACAGCGACTTCTGCTTCTCTTGAATATAAGGTTTCTGCTGTCAGGGAAGACCAGCAGCGGGTTTCATCTGGATTTGAGGCCATCTCCAATGTTAGTGGTCAGTCAAGAGTTCCTGATCATGGTTTTCTCGGTGGGATGGAGTATTCTGATGATCAAAGATTTCAAAATGTTGTTACTCCGGATGAAG AAATCGTCTTTCCTGGAAGGCCTGGAAGTAGTGGCAACCCTTTGATGAGAGATGTTGCAGACGTTCATCGATTTGGTCCTAATCCTTCTACCAACCCTGCCATCTTAAATGAATTTTCAGAAGCTGGCATGCATACTCATCAGGATGAAATAGTTCATCCGTTTGGCTTGTCAATGTCCGAGCTCAGTAGCAACTCTAATCTTAGGCGTGCTCAATCATCCAACATGGCTTCTGGCATGGGTGATGAATTTCCAGTGCAGGTTCATGCTATGGACTCTTATACAGAGCATGATGCTGCCCTTGCCAGTCACAGGTCCTTTGATGCAGTATTTGATCAATCCCATTATGCAGAGACATGGCCTGAAGATTATAGGAAAAAGCCACTCACTAATCCTCACATCGATCTAAGTTCCGCAGATGCTCGACACTTATTTCACAGGCAGCCAGAGTTCAATGATTTTGACCAGCAGCATCTCATGTTGCAGAAGATGCAAAAAGAATGTCAACAACAGAATCATTTATCTCATCCCTTCTCACATACTATGGAACTGGGTTTTGAGCAAATCCCTTCTAATCTTATTGAACTGCAATTTCAA CGTCAGCAGCAGCTGGAGCTTCAACATCAGCAGCAGCTGGAGCTTCAACAGCGTCGGCAGCTGGAACTTCAACAGCGGCGACAGGTGGAGCTTCAGCAACAGCAGCGACAGTTTGAGCTTCAGCAACAGCATCATTTACTGCACCAACAGCAACAACAGCTTCGTCAGTACCAAATGAaactgcagcagcagcaggttCTGGAACAGTTGCTGCAGCATCAGATGCCTGATCTTGGATATGGGCAGGGAAAGGGAGATCCATTGAGAGAAAACTTGCTTGAGCAGATTCAATTTAGGACACGACTGGCGGCCGAACTGCAGCAGAATTCACATAATCCAAGGCACCTCGATCTAACACTGGAGCAGATAATTCGAGCTAAGATTGGCCAGAATAATCTTCAAGAACCCCAGACTGATATCTTGGACCTTTTATCACAGGTGAAGCATGGTAATATACTCCCTTCAGACCTGCAGTTCCATCTTCAGCAAGAACAGATGCAGGCGCAAGAGTTATCTTTGGCAAGGCAACAGTTAGGAATTGATGGTGAAAGGCAAGTTGGTTGGCCATGGTCCAATGATGAAGCTGGTCAGACCTTCAGAAATACTACTGGTCATCACCAGTCTAAGTCTACAGGATTTAGCGCTTCAGATTTTTACCTGCAACAGCAGAGGCTTTCCTCACATGATGAACATTTAAGCCATAACAAATGGAATCATGCTCTACAGGAGCCACATCAGGGTGGGTTTTATGAGCCCAGCTCTATGGCATTTGACCATCCAACTTCTCTGCCTGCTGTCACTCCTGGGATGAAGATGGATAATGTAAGTGGTCATTCCCAAGGTCCAGATTCAGCAGAGCATCTATATATGCATTCTACTGATCAACCGGGTTCCTTCTCGTCCAATGTCTCTTCTCGTCATAGACAAGTTTTTGGTGATATTTATGGTTCTCGCGCCGAAATGACAGAGAGCCACCTCCCTGGAAAACAAGGGCAGCAAGAGAATAGTTGGGTTGAAGGAGGGATGCAACAATTGCATCTTGAAgctgaaagaaaaaggaatgttTCAGAAGTTGCTGGAAACTCTAGTTTTTGGACCTCAGCTCGCGGAGATGAGGAGAGCTCAAAGCAAGTTTTAGCGGATCTTCACCAAAATATGGGTCTTCAGTCTATTCGGTCATCGGAAGACGATTATCGGAACCTTATATCTTCTTCTAAATCTCAGGAATCCTTTTGGCCAATCACTGAGTCGTTCTCTTTAAATGATATTCCAGATCAAGAAGCCACCATGAATGACTCATTTATGGAAAAGcctcaaaatttgaaatcaaattctcTGCTGCAGGATAATCATGCTATGTCCTTGAGTGGTCAATTACACCATCAAGGAAATGGTGAAAGATTGTCCCTAAGGTCGAAATCTGGAGCACTAACTGAAGAACCAACTTTCTTTTCAGGCATAGTAGATACTTCTCATACTAATCATGTGGATAACATGTTTGTTGATAAATCTGCCATGGATAAAGAATTGGCAGAATTGGATAACAGATATGGGTCCAAAGGCATGACTGCCATGGCCAGGTCTGTTTCGCACATTGAAGAGAACTTTGTTGAACAAGCTGAAACTGCTATGGATTTTGCTAATGCCAGTAGCAGGCAGAGTAGCAGGCATAGTTCCCTGAGCAGTGCTG GTGGTAATGGAGGCCTACACGGGTATGAGATGGGATTAGATAAATTGACGGGTGAAGAGGTCTCTATTGACAG GATGCCTTCTATTTTAACTAGAGGGCTTGACAGTGCCTTGCATAAACGCCCGCCGGTATCACGGGCCTATTCTTCCAAGGATGTGTCGTCGGACATGGCATCTTCTTCGCATATCAAGCAAAGAAATCGGGCAAGCCTTGCAACTTCTGATG AAAGGAGGAGTGAGCCTGTAGAGAATGTAGCAGCAACCCGGGGAGGTGACAGTCAGACATCTGGCAAGAAAGAAGCGCATTTTAGGAGGTCCTCATCTTACAATGATGCTGGTATAACAGAGACATCATTTATGGATGTGCTAAAGAAGCCAGTTTTTACCGAGGCTGAAGCAGCTAATGCGGCTGCCTTGGAATCATCTGATGGTCCACTGAGTGGGCGAAGCgggaaaaagaaagggaagaaaggAAGGCAAATTGATCCTGCTCTCCTTGGCTTCAAGGTTTCTAGCAATCGCATTATGATGGGTGAGATACAACATCCTTACGAGTAA
- the LOC7495802 gene encoding uncharacterized protein LOC7495802 isoform X3, translating into MTDGKPNLPDDLLLLSCKSTDERLSSFKDRGGIGEDKALLSLPDDSKDQVTADNTIPLSPQWLYAKPVDAKSSITGASGETRASNSLSHGNSSDSNLKDNWRLDGSQDKKDWRRIAPDVESSRRWREEERDTGLLGRKDRRKEDHRADSVSARDISETRTLPSSDRWHDGNNRNSAHESRRDSKWSSRWGPEEKEKDSRNDKRADVEKDEAHSDKQNFGTSSRPTSERENDSRDKWRPSSERENDSRDKWRPRHRMEVHSGGPAAYRSAPGFGSDRGRVESPNVPFAAGRGRSNNSGNLQIGRHLTASSIGSIPVDKNHVFCYPRGKLLDIYRKHKTLPSFDTIPDGMELVSPLTQEIAIKPLAFVAPDAEQEAVLGDIWLGKITSSGGLNNSFREKNESSNNNTAGIGEENVSFSVKTEEIADSFGKITGNASGQGTGAETFNASMAEEKDTHKDDKQKCVTTIGRALMDGFVPAVFKRDESSSVGESGLIDNVVDLKAFERQPVADVAFQNNLKLEDIESATSFEIGSQLPDDSSSLFDFSSAQQNSRSHQFSLNINNDGHQFTGTFMPEELSLCYLDPQGAIQGPYLGIDIIAWFEQGYFGTDLPVRLSDAPDGSPFHELGDIMPHLKLKPGCASSTSPSAKVQLSDDVGESLEGSTATSASLEYKVSAVREDQQRVSSGFEAISNVSGQSRVPDHGFLGGMEYSDDQRFQNVVTPDEEIVFPGRPGSSGNPLMRDVADVHRFGPNPSTNPAILNEFSEAGMHTHQDEIVHPFGLSMSELSSNSNLRRAQSSNMASGMGDEFPVQVHAMDSYTEHDAALASHRSFDAVFDQSHYAETWPEDYRKKPLTNPHIDLSSADARHLFHRQPEFNDFDQQHLMLQKMQKECQQQNHLSHPFSHTMELGFEQIPSNLIELQFQRQQQLEFQRQQQLELRQRQQQLELQHQQQLELQQRRQLELQQRRQVELQQQQRQFELQQQHHLLHQQQQQLRQYQMKLQQQQVLEQLLQHQMPDLGYGQGKGDPLRENLLEQIQFRTRLAAELQQNSHNPRHLDLTLEQIIRAKIGQNNLQEPQTDILDLLSQVKHGNILPSDLQFHLQQEQMQAQELSLARQQLGIDGERQVGWPWSNDEAGQTFRNTTGHHQSKSTGFSASDFYLQQQRLSSHDEHLSHNKWNHALQEPHQGGFYEPSSMAFDHPTSLPAVTPGMKMDNVSGHSQGPDSAEHLYMHSTDQPGSFSSNVSSRHRQVFGDIYGSRAEMTESHLPGKQGQQENSWVEGGMQQLHLEAERKRNVSEVAGNSSFWTSARGDEESSKQVLADLHQNMGLQSIRSSEDDYRNLISSSKSQESFWPITESFSLNDIPDQEATMNDSFMEKPQNLKSNSLLQDNHAMSLSGQLHHQGNGERLSLRSKSGALTEEPTFFSGIVDTSHTNHVDNMFVDKSAMDKELAELDNRYGSKGMTAMARSVSHIEENFVEQAETAMDFANASSRQSSRHSSLSSAGGNGGLHGYEMGLDKLTGEEVSIDRMPSILTRGLDSALHKRPPVSRAYSSKDVSSDMASSSHIKQRNRASLATSDERRSEPVENVAATRGGDSQTSGKKEAHFRRSSSYNDAGITETSFMDVLKKPVFTEAEAANAAALESSDGPLSGRSGKKKGKKGRQIDPALLGFKVSSNRIMMGEIQHPYE; encoded by the exons ATGACTGACGGAAAGCCGAATCTCCCTGacgatctcctcctcctctcttgcAAGTCAACCGATGAACGCCTCTCCTCCTTCAAAG ATCGTGGAGGAATTGGTGAGGACAAGGCTCTGTTGAGTTTGCCTGATGACTCAAAAG ATCAAGTGACTGCAGACAACACTATACCTCTTTCTCCACAATGGCTTTATGCTAAACCGGTGGATGCTAAGTCATCAATTACTGGGGCATCAGGG GAAACACGTGCTTCAAATTCTTTGTCCCATGGAAACTCCAGTGATAGCAATTTGAAAGACAATTGGCGTTTAGATGGATCCCAAGACAAGAAAGATTGGAGGAGGATTGCTCCTGATGTTGAAAGCAGCCGCCGTTGGCGTGAGGAGGAGAGGGATACAGGTTTGCTTGGTAGAAAAGATCGCAGAAAAGAAGACCATCGTGCTGATTCTGTTTCAGCTAGAGATATATCTGAGACTAGAACTTTGCCTTCTTCAGATCGTTGGCATGACGGCAACAACCGCAATTCTGCTCATGAATCCCGAAGAGACAGCAAGTGGTCATCTAGGTGGGGTcctgaagagaaagagaaggattCTCGAAATGATAAGAGGGCAGATGTTGAGAAGGATGAGGCTCACAGCGACAAACAAAATTTTGGCACTTCTAGCCGCCCAACTTCCGAGCGTGAGAACGATTCTCGCGATAAGTGGAGGCCATCTTCTGAGCGTGAGAATGACTCCCGTGATAAGTGGAGGCCTCGCCATCGTATGGAAGTTCATTCTGGTGGACCCGCTGCTTACAGGAGTGCACCTGGATTTGGGTCAGATAGAGGACGTGTGGAGAGCCCGAATGTGCCGTTTGCTGCCGGAAGAGGAAGGTCCAACAATAGTGGGAACTTACAAATTGGCAGGCATCTTACTGCTTCTTCCATCGGGTCCATTCCTGTGGATAAGAATCATGTATTCTGCTATCCGAGGGGAAAACTTCTTGACATTTACCGTAAGCACAAGACTCTTCCAAGTTTTGATACCATACCAGATGGGATGGAGCTTGTGTCTCCACTAACACAGGAAATTGCTATTAAGCCATTGGCTTTTGTTGCACCTGATGCAGAGCAAGAG GCTGTCCTTGGAGATATATGGCTGGGAAAAATTACAAGCAGTGGAGGATTGAACAACTCATTTAGAGAGAAGAACGAGTCATCAAATAATAACACTGCAG GCATTGGTGAGGAGAATGTGAGTTTCTCTGTTAAGACTGAAGAAATTGCAGACTCTTTTGGAAAAATTACTGGCAATGCTTCTGGTCAAGGTACGGGTGCTGAAACGTTCAATGCATCAATGGCTGAGG AAAAGGATACGCATAAAGATGATAAACAGAAGTGTGTGACAACAATTGGCAGAGCGTTGATGGATGGCTTTGTGCCTGCAGTTTTCAAGAGAGACGAATCCAGCAGTGTTGGGGAGAGTGGCCTGATTGACAACGTTGTGGATTTAAAAGCTTTTGAAAGGCAGCCAGTGGCAGATGTGGCTTTTCAGAATAACCTTAAGTTGGAGGATATTGAGTCAGCTACTTCTTTTGAAATTGGTAGCCAGCTCCCTGATGATTCAAGTTcactatttgatttttcttctgcACAGCAAAATTCAAGAAGCCATCAATTTTCGTTGAATATAAATAATGATGGGCATCAATTCACGGGTACTTTCATGCCTGAGGAACTATCATTGTGCTATCTTGATCCTCAAGGGGCAATTCAGGGACCGTACCTTGGTATTGATATTATTGCATGGTTTGAGCAAGGATATTTTGGAACTGACCTACCAGTTCGTTTGTCAGATGCTCCCGATGGATCACCCTTCCATGAACTTGGTGATATTATGCCTCACCTAAAACTTAAACCCGGGTGTGCTTCAAGTACTAGTCCGTCTGCTAAGGTACAACTATCTGATGATGTTGGAGAAAGCTTGGAAGGGAGCACAGCGACTTCTGCTTCTCTTGAATATAAGGTTTCTGCTGTCAGGGAAGACCAGCAGCGGGTTTCATCTGGATTTGAGGCCATCTCCAATGTTAGTGGTCAGTCAAGAGTTCCTGATCATGGTTTTCTCGGTGGGATGGAGTATTCTGATGATCAAAGATTTCAAAATGTTGTTACTCCGGATGAAG AAATCGTCTTTCCTGGAAGGCCTGGAAGTAGTGGCAACCCTTTGATGAGAGATGTTGCAGACGTTCATCGATTTGGTCCTAATCCTTCTACCAACCCTGCCATCTTAAATGAATTTTCAGAAGCTGGCATGCATACTCATCAGGATGAAATAGTTCATCCGTTTGGCTTGTCAATGTCCGAGCTCAGTAGCAACTCTAATCTTAGGCGTGCTCAATCATCCAACATGGCTTCTGGCATGGGTGATGAATTTCCAGTGCAGGTTCATGCTATGGACTCTTATACAGAGCATGATGCTGCCCTTGCCAGTCACAGGTCCTTTGATGCAGTATTTGATCAATCCCATTATGCAGAGACATGGCCTGAAGATTATAGGAAAAAGCCACTCACTAATCCTCACATCGATCTAAGTTCCGCAGATGCTCGACACTTATTTCACAGGCAGCCAGAGTTCAATGATTTTGACCAGCAGCATCTCATGTTGCAGAAGATGCAAAAAGAATGTCAACAACAGAATCATTTATCTCATCCCTTCTCACATACTATGGAACTGGGTTTTGAGCAAATCCCTTCTAATCTTATTGAACTGCAATTTCAACGTCAGCAGCAGTTGGAGTTTCAACGTCAGCAGCAGCTGGAGCTTCGACAGCGTCAGCAGCAGCTGGAGCTTCAACATCAGCAGCAGCTGGAGCTTCAACAGCGTCGGCAGCTGGAACTTCAACAGCGGCGACAGGTGGAGCTTCAGCAACAGCAGCGACAGTTTGAGCTTCAGCAACAGCATCATTTACTGCACCAACAGCAACAACAGCTTCGTCAGTACCAAATGAaactgcagcagcagcaggttCTGGAACAGTTGCTGCAGCATCAGATGCCTGATCTTGGATATGGGCAGGGAAAGGGAGATCCATTGAGAGAAAACTTGCTTGAGCAGATTCAATTTAGGACACGACTGGCGGCCGAACTGCAGCAGAATTCACATAATCCAAGGCACCTCGATCTAACACTGGAGCAGATAATTCGAGCTAAGATTGGCCAGAATAATCTTCAAGAACCCCAGACTGATATCTTGGACCTTTTATCACAGGTGAAGCATGGTAATATACTCCCTTCAGACCTGCAGTTCCATCTTCAGCAAGAACAGATGCAGGCGCAAGAGTTATCTTTGGCAAGGCAACAGTTAGGAATTGATGGTGAAAGGCAAGTTGGTTGGCCATGGTCCAATGATGAAGCTGGTCAGACCTTCAGAAATACTACTGGTCATCACCAGTCTAAGTCTACAGGATTTAGCGCTTCAGATTTTTACCTGCAACAGCAGAGGCTTTCCTCACATGATGAACATTTAAGCCATAACAAATGGAATCATGCTCTACAGGAGCCACATCAGGGTGGGTTTTATGAGCCCAGCTCTATGGCATTTGACCATCCAACTTCTCTGCCTGCTGTCACTCCTGGGATGAAGATGGATAATGTAAGTGGTCATTCCCAAGGTCCAGATTCAGCAGAGCATCTATATATGCATTCTACTGATCAACCGGGTTCCTTCTCGTCCAATGTCTCTTCTCGTCATAGACAAGTTTTTGGTGATATTTATGGTTCTCGCGCCGAAATGACAGAGAGCCACCTCCCTGGAAAACAAGGGCAGCAAGAGAATAGTTGGGTTGAAGGAGGGATGCAACAATTGCATCTTGAAgctgaaagaaaaaggaatgttTCAGAAGTTGCTGGAAACTCTAGTTTTTGGACCTCAGCTCGCGGAGATGAGGAGAGCTCAAAGCAAGTTTTAGCGGATCTTCACCAAAATATGGGTCTTCAGTCTATTCGGTCATCGGAAGACGATTATCGGAACCTTATATCTTCTTCTAAATCTCAGGAATCCTTTTGGCCAATCACTGAGTCGTTCTCTTTAAATGATATTCCAGATCAAGAAGCCACCATGAATGACTCATTTATGGAAAAGcctcaaaatttgaaatcaaattctcTGCTGCAGGATAATCATGCTATGTCCTTGAGTGGTCAATTACACCATCAAGGAAATGGTGAAAGATTGTCCCTAAGGTCGAAATCTGGAGCACTAACTGAAGAACCAACTTTCTTTTCAGGCATAGTAGATACTTCTCATACTAATCATGTGGATAACATGTTTGTTGATAAATCTGCCATGGATAAAGAATTGGCAGAATTGGATAACAGATATGGGTCCAAAGGCATGACTGCCATGGCCAGGTCTGTTTCGCACATTGAAGAGAACTTTGTTGAACAAGCTGAAACTGCTATGGATTTTGCTAATGCCAGTAGCAGGCAGAGTAGCAGGCATAGTTCCCTGAGCAGTGCTG GTGGTAATGGAGGCCTACACGGGTATGAGATGGGATTAGATAAATTGACGGGTGAAGAGGTCTCTATTGACAG GATGCCTTCTATTTTAACTAGAGGGCTTGACAGTGCCTTGCATAAACGCCCGCCGGTATCACGGGCCTATTCTTCCAAGGATGTGTCGTCGGACATGGCATCTTCTTCGCATATCAAGCAAAGAAATCGGGCAAGCCTTGCAACTTCTGATG AAAGGAGGAGTGAGCCTGTAGAGAATGTAGCAGCAACCCGGGGAGGTGACAGTCAGACATCTGGCAAGAAAGAAGCGCATTTTAGGAGGTCCTCATCTTACAATGATGCTGGTATAACAGAGACATCATTTATGGATGTGCTAAAGAAGCCAGTTTTTACCGAGGCTGAAGCAGCTAATGCGGCTGCCTTGGAATCATCTGATGGTCCACTGAGTGGGCGAAGCgggaaaaagaaagggaagaaaggAAGGCAAATTGATCCTGCTCTCCTTGGCTTCAAGGTTTCTAGCAATCGCATTATGATGGGTGAGATACAACATCCTTACGAGTAA